From the Sebastes fasciatus isolate fSebFas1 chromosome 3, fSebFas1.pri, whole genome shotgun sequence genome, one window contains:
- the LOC141765038 gene encoding SUN domain-containing protein 3-like translates to MASGIIGANWAIGANGANWASGANRASGASGANRDSGANRDSGASWGNEASGANRDSWASGANRAKEASGDNKDSGANRASGANRASWANGASGGNGACWNGIIRWLFFMLLMCLGIVYFTLALSMNSNSLDSGPSASLFPSTKRDKALSTYEWMGERMRMLQDEVLRLKWVKEPPGDTMLNFALESQGALVLDRLSSETYQCTGPTCFLSSLISLWRQPVDPSIVTQGGPIVDGRCWPFDGERGHLVIALSHPVTISHVTLGHISKTVSLTGSISSSPKMFAVYGMKTKEDEGTLLGTFLYDQDGESLQTFKLSDQEAGVFSHVKLQVESNWGNPDYTCVYNFRVYGTI, encoded by the exons ATGGCCAGCGGGATCATAGGGGCCAATTGGGCCATAGGGGCCAACGGGGCCAACTGGGCCAGTGGGGCCAACAGGGCCAGCGGGGCCAGCGGGGCCAACAGGGACAGCGGGGCCAACAGGGACAGCGGGGCCAGCTGGGGCAACGAGGCCAGCGGGGCCAACAGGGACAGCTGGGCCAGCGGGGCCAACAGGGCCAAAGAGGCCAGCGGGGACAACAAGGACAGCGGGGCCAACAGGGCCAGCGGGGCCAACAGGGCCAGCTGGGCCAACGGGGCCAGCGGGGGCAACGGGGCCTGCTGGAACGGCATTATTCGCTGGCTGTTCTTCATGCTGCTCATGTGTCTTG GAATTGTATACTTCACCCTGGCTCTATCCATGAACAGCAACTCTCTTGACTCAGGAccctcagcgtcacttttcCCATCAACCAAGCGGGATAAG GCTTTGAGCACATATGAATGGATGGGGGAGCGGATGAGAATGCTGCAGGACGAGGTGCTGAGGTTAAAGTGGGTCAAGGAGCCACCAGGGGACACTATGCTCAACTTTGCCCTGGAGTCGCAAG gGGCCCTTGTTTTAGATCGATTGTCCTCGGAAACATACCAATGTACCGGACCAACCTGTTTTCTTTCATCCCTGATATCTCTTTGGAGACAACCTGTAGACCCAAGTATTGTGACTCAG GGAGGACCAATCGTGGATGGACGCTGCTGGCCATTTGATGGTGAGCGTGGACATTTAGTCATAGCCCTGTCCCACCCAGTGACCATCAGCCATGTGACACTGGGTCACATTTCAAAGACCGTGTCGCTAACTGGCAGCATCTCGAGCAGCCCAAAGATGTTTGCTGTCTAT GGCATGAAGACTAAAGAGGATGAAGGTACCCTACTAGGAACCTTTCTTTATGATCAGGACGGCGAGTCATTGCAGACTTTCAAACTGTCT GATCAGGAAGCAGGTGTCTTCAGCCATGTGAAGCTGCAAGTCGAGAGCAACTGGGGAAATCCTGACTACACTTGCGTGTACAATTTCAGGGTCTATGGGACCATATAG